A genomic stretch from Pagrus major chromosome 3, Pma_NU_1.0 includes:
- the LOC140993459 gene encoding major histocompatibility complex class I-related gene protein-like, whose product MKIFILLFLSRHFASSVKHSLKFISTGSSGLPNFPEFVGAVVVDENLLGNCDSSKKIIEPKYDWVKKLLENDPHQLERYSWDCFVREPIFFKAEINTLMQRFNQSGGVHILQKMDGCEWDDETGEVIGYNQFGYDGEDFLSIDLRTETWIALKPEAVITKLRWDADKARMKLNQYDLTVIFPEWLKMYLDYGRSQLLRTELPSVSLLQKTPSSPVSCHATGFYPHRAALVWRKDGEELHEEVDHGEILPNHDGTFQMSVDLNLSSVTPEDWTRYDCVFQFSGVKEDIITKLEKDRIRTNWVKPSDMTVPVTAAVVVLALILIGAAGFIVYKKKKAISPPSSPDNSTELSERVNPET is encoded by the exons ATGAAGATCTTCATTCTCTTGTTTCTCTCAAGGCACTTTGCATCTTCAG TGAAACACTCCCTGAAGTTTATCTCCACTGGCTCTTCTGGACTCCCAAACTTCCCAGAGTTTGTTGGAGCTGTAGTGGTTGATGAAAATCTGTTGGGCAACTGCGACAGCAGCAAAAAGATAATCGAACCAAAATATGACTGGGTGAAAAAATTGTTGGAAAATGATCCTCACCAGTTAGAGCGTTACAGTTGGGATTGTTTTGTGCGGGAGCCAATTTTTTTCAAAGCCGAAATCAATACTTTGATGCAGCGCTTCAACCAAAGtggag gtgtCCACATTTTACAGAAGATGGATGGCTGTGAGTGGGATGATGAGACCGGAGAGGTTATTGGTTATAATCAGTTTGGTTATGATGGAGAAGACTTCCTATCAATCGACCTGAGGACAGAGACATGGATCGCTCTAAAACCAGAGGCTGTCATCACCAAACTGAGATGGGATGCTGACAAAGCTAGAATGAAATTAAATCAGTATGACCTCACAGTGATTTTCCCTGAGTGGCTGAAGATGTATTTGGATTATGGGAGGAGCCAG CTGCTGAGAACAG AgcttccctcagtgtctctcctccagaagactccctcctctccagtcagctgcCACGCTACAGGTTTCTACCCTCACAGAGCCGCACTCgtctggaggaaagatggagaggagcttcATGAGGAGGTGGACCACGGAGAGATCCTCCCCAACCACGATGGAACCTTCCAGATGAGTGTTGACCTGAACCtttcatcagtcacacctgaagactggacgaggtacgactgtgtgtttcagttctcTGGTGTGAAGGAGGACATCATCACCAAACTGGAGAAAGATCGGATCAGGACCAACTGGG TGAAGCCCAGTGACATGACCGTCCccgtcactgctgcagtggttgttcTTGCTCTCATTCTCATCGGTGCTGCTGGATTCATCgtttacaaaaagaagaaag ccaTTAGCCCTCCATCTT ctcctgacaacagcacagagctctCTGAGCGAGTGAATCCAGAGAcctga
- the LOC140994126 gene encoding major histocompatibility complex class I-related gene protein-like, with product MHLYNQSEGVHVLQMVDGCEWDDETGEVKGFAEFGYDAEDLLALDPNTFTWIPLRPEAVTAKPIWDANEDFREFFKTAVTQIYPEQLKKFVDYGRSSLLKTELPSVSLLQKTPSSPVSCHATGFYPHRASLVWRKDGEELHEEVDHGEILPNHDGTFQMSVDLNLSSVTPEDWTRYDCVFQLSGVKEDIITKLEKDWIRTNGVKPSDMTVPVTAAVVVLALILIGAAGFIVYKKKKGERPAAPENSTELSEQLNPET from the exons ATGCATCTCTACAACCAAAGTGAAG gtgtCCATGTTTTACAGATGGTGGATGGCTGTGAGTGGGATGATGAGACTGGAGAGGTCAAAGGTTTCGCTGAGTTTGGTTATGATGCAGAAGACCTCTTGGCATTGGATCCAAATACATTTACATGGATCCCTCTAAGACCTGAGGCTGTCACCGCCAAACCGATATGGGACGCCAATGAAGATTTTAGGGAATTCTTTAAGACTGCTGTTACTCAGATTTATCcagagcagctgaagaagtTTGTGGACTATGGGAGGAGCTCTCTGCTGAAAACAG agcttccctcagtgtctctcctccagaagactccctcctctccagtcagctgcCACGCTACAGGTTTCTACCCTCACAGAGCCTCACTCgtctggaggaaagatggagaggagcttcATGAGGAGGTGGACCACGGAGAGATCCTCCCCAACCACGATGGAACCTTCCAGATGAGTGTTGACCTGAACCtttcatcagtcacacctgaagactggacgaggtacgactgtgtgtttcagctctctGGTGTAAAGGAGGACATCATCACCAAACTGGAGAAAGATTGGATCAGGACCAACGGGG TGAAGCCCAGTGACATGACCGTCCccgtcactgctgcagtggttgttcTTGCTCTCATTCTCATCGGTGCTGCTGGATTCATtgtttacaaaaagaagaaaggtgaga gacctgcagctcctgaaaacagcacagagctctctgagcagctgaatccagagacctga